A genomic region of Hydrogenovibrio crunogenus contains the following coding sequences:
- a CDS encoding IS3 family transposase (programmed frameshift): MTKTRRTFSAEFKLESAQLVVDQGYTASEAAEAMGVGLSTMNKWVKQLREERKGKTPKASALTPEQIEIQQLKKRVKYLEEEKDILKKGYSALDVGFTEQLKVIKKLQERYSVKRLCKVFQVHRSTFKYWKNRRRRPNAKRVKELAMVRRIHAESNGSAGARTIEQISSDRELPISRYRAGKMMKQLRLQSCQLPKHNYKKALQEHIAIPNLLDRQFSPSKPNEVWSGDVTYIWTGNRWAYLAVVLDLFARKPIGWAMSYSPDSELTVKALTIAHESRGKPEGVMFHSDQGTHYTSVKYRQSLWRYKIKQSLSRRGNCWDNSPMERFFRSLKTEWIPTAGYRNLAEAKKHIGNYILGYYSQVRPHQFNGGKTPNKAEQIYWLNCSKDVAKFT; the protein is encoded by the exons ATGACAAAGACAAGAAGAACATTTTCAGCCGAATTCAAACTTGAATCTGCGCAATTGGTCGTTGACCAGGGCTATACGGCATCAGAAGCCGCTGAAGCCATGGGTGTTGGTTTATCAACGATGAATAAGTGGGTTAAGCAGTTGCGTGAAGAACGCAAAGGTAAAACGCCTAAAGCCAGTGCTTTAACGCCTGAACAGATTGAGATTCAGCAACTCAAAAAGCGGGTTAAGTACCTCGAAGAGGAAAAAGACATATTAAAAAAGG GCTACAGCGCTCTTGATGTCGGATTCACTGAACAGCTGAAGGTCATCAAAAAGCTTCAGGAGCGCTATTCAGTCAAGCGTCTTTGCAAGGTCTTCCAGGTTCACCGTAGCACGTTTAAATACTGGAAAAATCGTCGCAGACGACCGAATGCCAAACGAGTTAAAGAACTCGCTATGGTTCGGCGAATTCATGCGGAAAGCAACGGTTCAGCCGGGGCAAGAACGATTGAGCAGATATCCTCTGATAGAGAATTACCAATCAGTCGTTATCGTGCTGGCAAGATGATGAAGCAATTGCGACTACAAAGCTGCCAGTTGCCGAAGCATAACTACAAAAAAGCGTTGCAAGAACACATTGCCATACCTAACTTGCTCGATAGACAGTTTTCACCGAGTAAACCGAACGAAGTGTGGTCGGGTGATGTCACCTATATCTGGACGGGCAATCGCTGGGCTTATCTTGCCGTAGTGCTAGACCTGTTTGCCAGAAAACCTATTGGCTGGGCTATGAGTTACTCTCCTGATTCGGAATTGACAGTCAAAGCCTTAACGATAGCTCATGAGTCTAGGGGGAAACCGGAAGGTGTGATGTTTCACTCCGACCAAGGAACCCATTATACCAGTGTTAAATATCGCCAATCGCTGTGGCGATACAAGATAAAACAGAGCTTGAGTCGCAGAGGAAATTGCTGGGATAACAGCCCAATGGAACGCTTCTTTAGAAGCTTAAAGACTGAATGGATTCCAACAGCGGGTTATCGGAATCTGGCAGAGGCCAAAAAACACATCGGAAATTACATTCTGGGGTATTACTCACAGGTGAGGCCGCATCAATTTAACGGCGGTAAAACGCCAAATAAGGCGGAGCAGATTTACTGGTTAAATTGCTCTAAAGACGTGGCCAAATTTACTTGA
- a CDS encoding type I restriction endonuclease subunit R — protein sequence MKHKEIVFETEIIQHLTNHDWIEGQSDDYDKALALYPEDVVSFVKNTQPEAYEKFAKRYATDTDSHLVKEVAKNLDKQGALFYLRNEMKFIGGKFRLCQFQPDLPTPGLVKKYQQNILRVVRQVYYSEHNQNSIDLVLFVNGLPVATLELKTDFTQNVQDAINQYKYDRQPKDPKTRQEEPLLAFKKRALVHFAVSTDEVYMTTKLNGKDTFFLPFNKGRNGGAGNPPNPHGYTTAYLWEEIFAKDTWLRILGRFLHLQQEYKEDHTGKKHLKESLIFPRYHQLDAVRALIADAKEQGSGHNYLIQHSAGSGKSNSIAWLAHQLSSLHDTGQQQVFDTVIVLTDRTVLDSQLQETITQFDHKSGVVVTINREEGEGSKSAKLADALEHSASVIVVTIQTFPFVLEVIQERTSLKDKTFAIIADEAHSSQSGSTAKKLKEVLSAQQIEEDEEISAEDVLNATLEANTNRKNISFFAFTATPKPKTMEMFGRPKHPELPLSDENKPEPFHIYTMQQAIEEGFILDVLQNYTTYDVAYKLASHDDDKEVDSKKAKVQLAKWVKLHPYNIAQKIEIIIEHFRTNIAPLLGGKAKAMVVTSSRKEAVRYKIAFDQYIEDQGYPNLQAMVAYSGSVVDDVEGEPKEYTEINQNPGLKGRDMRKAFDTDEYQVMLVANKFQTGFDQPKLCAMYVDKKLSGVDAVQTLSRLNRTYPGKDKTFILDFFNKPEEIKEAFDPYYTSAKLDAVTDPNLIFDLQIKLDSSSIYTQQEVDQFAKAFFDPKGTQAAMASAVKPASDRFNHRYKRVVQAINSARDALNMAKANQDEALIHNAEMDLKGSKEDKDELDIFKKDLGTFARMYEFLSQIVDYGDEELEKLNAFAKGLVPNLVTGEYEPPIDLSEVEMTHYNIKNQKTYNIDLTGSEIRGIKEPGSAYGKDRKADTLAHIVEVMNELFAGELTEDDKLNYAQTIRDKVMENEGVMAQFKVNTPEQTMLGDFPALITNAVIESMDNHQNMATQVLRNEQVQNGFARLILGMVYEHISSASSR from the coding sequence ATGAAACATAAAGAAATCGTATTTGAAACTGAAATCATCCAGCATCTTACCAATCATGATTGGATTGAAGGACAATCTGATGACTACGACAAGGCGTTGGCTTTGTATCCTGAAGATGTGGTGAGTTTTGTCAAAAACACGCAACCTGAAGCTTATGAGAAATTTGCCAAGCGTTATGCGACGGATACGGATTCGCACTTGGTGAAAGAGGTGGCCAAGAACCTGGATAAGCAGGGCGCGTTGTTTTATTTGCGTAATGAGATGAAGTTTATTGGCGGTAAGTTTCGATTATGTCAGTTTCAGCCCGATTTACCCACACCAGGCCTGGTAAAAAAGTATCAGCAGAATATTTTACGTGTGGTAAGGCAAGTTTATTATTCCGAACATAATCAGAATTCGATTGATTTGGTGCTGTTTGTGAATGGTTTGCCGGTGGCAACTTTAGAGCTGAAAACCGATTTTACCCAGAACGTACAGGATGCCATTAATCAATACAAATACGACCGCCAACCTAAAGACCCCAAAACCAGACAAGAAGAGCCTCTGTTAGCGTTTAAAAAGCGTGCTTTGGTGCACTTTGCGGTGAGTACCGATGAAGTCTATATGACCACTAAATTAAACGGCAAAGATACCTTTTTCTTGCCGTTTAACAAGGGGCGTAACGGCGGGGCGGGCAATCCTCCTAATCCACATGGTTATACGACTGCCTATCTATGGGAAGAGATTTTTGCCAAGGACACTTGGTTACGCATATTAGGGCGTTTTTTGCACCTGCAACAAGAGTACAAAGAAGATCATACCGGCAAGAAGCATTTGAAAGAATCGCTGATCTTTCCGCGTTATCACCAGCTTGATGCAGTTCGAGCACTTATTGCTGATGCCAAAGAACAGGGATCGGGGCATAACTATCTGATTCAACATAGTGCGGGATCGGGAAAATCCAATTCCATCGCCTGGTTGGCACACCAGCTTTCATCTCTTCATGATACAGGGCAACAACAAGTCTTTGATACCGTCATAGTGTTAACAGATCGAACCGTTCTGGATTCTCAGCTGCAAGAGACTATTACTCAGTTTGACCATAAAAGTGGCGTGGTGGTCACTATTAACCGAGAAGAAGGCGAGGGGAGCAAGTCAGCTAAGTTAGCGGATGCATTAGAACATTCCGCGTCGGTTATTGTGGTCACAATTCAAACCTTTCCGTTTGTGTTGGAAGTGATTCAAGAAAGGACCTCGCTAAAAGATAAAACATTCGCCATTATTGCGGATGAAGCGCACTCTTCGCAGTCTGGCAGCACCGCTAAAAAGCTAAAGGAAGTACTGAGTGCTCAACAGATAGAAGAGGACGAAGAGATTTCAGCGGAAGATGTGTTGAATGCCACCTTGGAAGCCAATACCAATCGCAAGAACATCAGTTTCTTTGCCTTTACGGCGACACCAAAACCAAAAACTATGGAGATGTTTGGGCGTCCTAAGCATCCTGAATTACCATTATCCGATGAAAATAAGCCAGAACCTTTTCATATTTACACAATGCAACAGGCCATTGAAGAAGGCTTTATTTTGGATGTTCTGCAAAACTACACCACTTACGATGTGGCTTACAAACTGGCCAGTCACGATGATGATAAAGAAGTGGACAGTAAAAAAGCCAAGGTTCAGCTGGCTAAGTGGGTGAAACTGCACCCATACAACATCGCACAGAAAATCGAGATTATTATCGAGCACTTCAGAACCAATATCGCCCCTTTATTGGGCGGCAAAGCTAAAGCCATGGTGGTGACGTCTTCACGCAAAGAAGCAGTACGTTATAAGATTGCGTTTGATCAATACATTGAAGATCAGGGGTATCCGAATTTACAGGCCATGGTCGCTTATTCTGGGAGTGTGGTGGATGATGTGGAAGGGGAGCCTAAAGAATATACAGAAATTAATCAGAACCCAGGGTTAAAAGGTCGTGATATGCGTAAGGCGTTTGATACCGATGAGTATCAAGTGATGCTGGTGGCGAATAAATTCCAGACTGGTTTTGATCAGCCAAAGCTGTGTGCAATGTATGTGGATAAGAAGTTAAGCGGCGTTGATGCGGTGCAAACATTGTCACGTTTAAATCGTACCTACCCAGGAAAAGATAAGACGTTTATTCTAGATTTTTTTAATAAACCCGAAGAGATTAAAGAGGCATTTGATCCTTACTATACATCAGCTAAGCTTGATGCAGTGACGGATCCAAATCTGATATTTGATTTACAAATTAAACTGGATTCAAGTTCCATTTATACCCAACAAGAAGTCGATCAGTTTGCCAAAGCGTTTTTTGATCCTAAAGGCACACAAGCAGCGATGGCTTCAGCGGTTAAGCCAGCGTCGGATCGATTTAATCACCGATATAAGAGGGTTGTTCAGGCGATTAACTCTGCAAGAGATGCTTTAAATATGGCAAAAGCCAATCAAGATGAGGCTTTAATTCATAACGCGGAAATGGATCTGAAAGGTTCGAAAGAAGATAAAGATGAGCTGGATATTTTCAAAAAAGACTTAGGGACCTTTGCGAGAATGTATGAGTTTTTATCACAAATAGTGGACTATGGTGATGAAGAGTTAGAGAAGTTAAATGCTTTTGCCAAAGGACTGGTTCCGAATCTAGTAACAGGCGAGTATGAGCCTCCTATCGACTTATCTGAAGTGGAGATGACTCATTACAATATTAAAAATCAAAAGACCTATAACATCGATTTAACAGGTTCTGAAATACGTGGAATTAAAGAGCCAGGTTCTGCTTACGGTAAAGACCGCAAAGCAGATACGCTTGCGCATATAGTAGAAGTCATGAATGAGTTGTTTGCGGGGGAATTGACTGAAGATGATAAGCTAAATTATGCTCAGACAATTCGCGATAAAGTGATGGAAAATGAAGGTGTAATGGCCCAGTTTAAAGTAAATACTCCAGAACAAACGATGCTAGGGGATTTTCCGGCTTTGATTACTAATGCTGTTATCGAGAGTATGGATAACCACCAAAATATGGCAACACAGGTGCTTCGTAATGAACAGGTCCAAAATGGGTTTGCACGTTTGATTTTGGGAATGGTTTATGAACATATTAGTTCTGCTTCATCGCGCTGA